One window of Oscillibacter hominis genomic DNA carries:
- the radA gene encoding DNA repair protein RadA, with amino-acid sequence MKSKIRFYCTECGNEYPKWAGKCPACGAWNSIVEQPETRRGKTASSSSIGGVRKARPVTDLQTAEEIRFQTGIGELDRVLGGGAVRGSLVLVGGAPGIGKSTLMLQICSSLCEFSKVLYVSGEESEHQLKLRAHRLQVESDQLYVISETNLGDVLESVREEKPDVLIVDSIQTLYDEGLESPAGSVAQVKNATMSLMQLAKGENLTVFVIGHVNKEGAIAGPKVLEHMVDCVLYFEGDQRMSYRILRAAKNRFGATNEIGVFEMRNEGLIEVENPSEMLLSGRPEDAPGTCVTCVMEGARPVMAEIQALVVPSSFSTPRRTSNGFDYNRAAMLMAVLEKRAGLKVSSCDAYLNIIGGLYLDEPSADLAAVIALASSYLDQAISNDLVAIGEVGLTGELRSVNHLEQRLSEVQRLGFNRCLIPAKRREDLRIPSGLQLISAHNIGEALRAVLHR; translated from the coding sequence ATGAAATCCAAGATACGGTTTTACTGTACAGAGTGCGGAAATGAATACCCCAAATGGGCGGGGAAGTGCCCGGCATGCGGCGCGTGGAACAGCATTGTGGAGCAGCCGGAGACCCGCAGGGGAAAGACCGCCTCATCGTCATCCATCGGCGGAGTGCGAAAGGCCCGGCCGGTGACAGACCTTCAAACGGCCGAGGAGATCCGCTTTCAAACCGGCATAGGAGAGCTGGACCGGGTGCTGGGAGGTGGAGCCGTGCGGGGCTCCCTGGTGCTGGTGGGCGGCGCGCCGGGAATCGGGAAATCCACATTGATGCTCCAGATTTGCAGCAGCCTGTGCGAGTTTTCCAAGGTATTATATGTATCGGGCGAGGAATCGGAGCATCAGCTGAAGCTCCGGGCCCACCGCCTCCAGGTGGAGAGCGACCAGTTGTATGTGATCTCCGAGACCAATCTTGGGGATGTGCTGGAATCCGTCCGGGAGGAAAAGCCGGATGTCCTCATCGTCGATTCCATCCAGACGCTCTATGATGAGGGTCTGGAGTCTCCGGCGGGCAGCGTGGCCCAGGTGAAAAATGCCACCATGTCTTTGATGCAGCTGGCCAAAGGGGAAAATTTGACGGTTTTTGTCATCGGCCACGTCAACAAGGAGGGGGCAATCGCCGGTCCAAAGGTCTTGGAGCACATGGTGGACTGCGTGCTCTACTTTGAAGGAGACCAGCGGATGAGCTACCGCATTTTGCGGGCAGCCAAAAACCGGTTTGGCGCCACCAATGAAATTGGGGTTTTTGAAATGCGCAACGAGGGCTTGATTGAGGTGGAAAATCCATCGGAAATGCTGCTTTCCGGGCGGCCGGAGGATGCGCCTGGAACCTGTGTCACCTGTGTCATGGAGGGCGCCCGGCCTGTGATGGCCGAAATCCAGGCTTTGGTGGTCCCCAGCAGCTTTTCCACGCCCCGGCGCACCAGCAATGGGTTTGATTACAACCGGGCAGCCATGCTGATGGCTGTGCTGGAAAAGCGGGCAGGCCTGAAAGTATCCTCCTGCGACGCATATCTGAACATCATCGGAGGGCTCTATCTGGACGAGCCCTCCGCCGATCTGGCCGCAGTGATTGCCCTGGCCTCCAGTTATCTGGATCAGGCCATCAGCAATGACCTGGTGGCCATCGGGGAAGTAGGGCTCACCGGGGAACTGCGCAGCGTAAACCACCTGGAGCAGAGGCTATCCGAGGTACAGCGGCTGGGGTTCAATCGATGCCTGATTCCGGCAAAGCGGAGGGAGGATTTACGGATTCCATCCGGTCTTCAGCTGATTTCTGCCCATAACATTGGTGAGGCGCTGCGTGCGGTGCTGCACCGTTGA